From the genome of Leptodactylus fuscus isolate aLepFus1 chromosome 1, aLepFus1.hap2, whole genome shotgun sequence, one region includes:
- the RNF185 gene encoding E3 ubiquitin-protein ligase RNF185 codes for MASAGPATSASTENSGPGGASGSSNGEGGSQDSTFECNICLDTAKDAVISLCGHLFCWPCLHQWLETRPNRQVCPVCKAGISRDKVIPLYGRGSTGQEDPREKTPPRPQGQRPEPENRGGFQGFGFGDGGFQMSFGIGAFPFGMFATAFNINDGRPPPAVPGTPQYVDEQFLSRLFLFVALVIMFWLLIA; via the exons ATGGCAAGTGCAGGTCCAGCCACATCTGCATCTACAGAAAATTCTGGCCCTGGTGGTGCAAGTGGAAGTAGCAATGGCGAAGGGGGCAGCCAGGACAGTACGTTTGAGTGCAACATTTGCTTGGACACAGCCAAGGATGCAGTGATAAGCTTGTGTGGCCATCTCTTCTG ctggCCATGTTTGCATCAA TGGTTAGAAACTCGACCAAATCGCCAGGTGTGTCCAGTGTGTAAAGCTGGAATTAGCCGTGATAAAGTAATACCTTTGTATGGAAGAGGAAGCACGGGTCAAGAAGACCCTCG GGAAAAAACTCCACCACGGCCTCAAGGGCAACGGCCAGAGCCAGAGAACAGAGGG GGTTTCCAAGGATTCGGTTTTGGAGATGGAGGCTTTCAGATGTCCTTTGGCATTGGAGCATTTCCATTTGGAATGTTTGCCACAGCATTTAACATCAATGATGGCCGCCCTCCACCAG CTGTCCCTGGGACCCCTCAGTATGTGGATGAGCAGTTCCTATCTCGTCTCTTCCTTTTTGTTGCCTTGGTAATAATGTTTTGGCTGCTGATCGCTTGA